The following coding sequences are from one Pigmentibacter ruber window:
- a CDS encoding FAD/NAD(P)-binding protein, giving the protein MKRDNYFDIAIIGGGAQATAFLSGIYLNSVNKNIDKKIRIIVIDKSENFGCGNVYNQDYSWILMNTPSTDLSIILNDKYDFKNWLETHCEKLELSKENKEYAPRKVFGFYLKERFDYFIKELKNKNINIIKKEALAKKINLEDIENKIMITLSTDEQIKCNFVVLAKGHDDLNDPYQLKGKENYIHNPFPAMHKLSNIPKESTIGIIGSNLTAIDIAITLDKLGHKNFYLFSRGGKLPEVKGPYLKSEEPKFAKLKNFIAYKKENLTLKDLLKFIRKDFIQNQLDWRNTLFTKNKVEEKEAFLHKIHLAKKSPTPFNIILGIIPEIARTWRFVNKSEFNKFMNLYYYKIHQKHGAIPLVNAEIIADLLLKNKIYLKNNIQLIEKKDQHFLIHSNNEILKCDFIINATGPLRKVCHQKQELLHILCAQNFINEIDIGGIITNPKNGKILSINELCQQKIVAIGHNAEGTHPFINNFAWIMETTNEVSLSLLNEVLHGKV; this is encoded by the coding sequence ATGAAAAGAGATAACTATTTTGATATTGCAATAATTGGTGGAGGAGCGCAAGCTACTGCTTTTCTTTCTGGAATATATTTAAATAGCGTAAATAAAAATATAGATAAAAAAATTAGAATTATTGTTATAGATAAATCTGAAAATTTTGGATGTGGAAATGTCTATAATCAAGACTACTCTTGGATATTAATGAATACTCCTAGTACAGATTTATCTATAATATTAAATGATAAGTATGACTTTAAAAATTGGTTAGAAACTCATTGCGAAAAACTAGAACTTTCTAAAGAAAATAAAGAATATGCACCTAGAAAAGTTTTTGGATTTTATTTAAAAGAAAGATTTGATTATTTTATTAAAGAACTTAAAAATAAAAATATTAATATCATAAAAAAAGAAGCCCTTGCAAAAAAAATTAATTTAGAAGACATTGAAAATAAAATTATGATAACACTATCCACAGATGAACAAATAAAATGTAATTTTGTTGTTTTAGCAAAAGGACATGATGATTTAAATGACCCTTATCAGCTAAAAGGAAAAGAAAACTATATTCATAATCCTTTTCCAGCAATGCATAAGCTTAGCAATATTCCAAAAGAAAGTACTATTGGTATTATTGGTAGCAATTTAACAGCAATTGATATAGCAATAACTTTAGATAAACTCGGACATAAAAACTTTTACTTATTTTCAAGAGGAGGAAAACTTCCTGAAGTAAAAGGCCCTTATTTAAAAAGTGAAGAACCAAAATTTGCCAAATTAAAGAATTTTATTGCATATAAAAAAGAAAATTTAACTTTAAAAGATCTATTAAAATTTATCAGAAAAGATTTTATTCAAAATCAATTAGACTGGAGAAATACTCTTTTTACAAAAAATAAAGTTGAGGAGAAAGAGGCTTTTCTACATAAAATACATTTAGCTAAAAAAAGTCCTACTCCATTTAATATTATACTTGGAATAATACCTGAAATTGCCAGAACTTGGAGATTTGTAAATAAATCTGAATTTAATAAATTTATGAATCTTTATTATTATAAAATACATCAGAAACATGGAGCAATTCCATTAGTAAATGCAGAAATAATTGCAGATTTATTATTAAAAAATAAGATTTATTTAAAGAATAATATTCAACTAATTGAGAAAAAAGATCAGCACTTTCTAATTCATTCAAATAATGAAATTTTAAAATGTGATTTTATTATTAATGCTACTGGACCCTTAAGAAAAGTATGTCATCAAAAGCAAGAATTGTTGCATATACTATGTGCACAGAACTTTATAAATGAAATTGACATAGGAGGAATTATAACAAACCCAAAAAATGGTAAAATACTAAGTATAAATGAACTATGTCAACAAAAAATAGTGGCAATAGGTCACAATGCTGAAGGGACTCATCCTTTCATAAATAATTTTGCATGGATTATGGAAACAACTAATGAGGTTAGTTTATCGCTTTTAAATGAGGTATTACATGGAAAAGTATAA
- a CDS encoding ATP-grasp domain-containing protein has product MEKYNSQSQDIICIVDAYSTGKKLAYEFNKYGKKCIHIKSTSREEEELKRNEFIEELTYTGNLFSLKDELKKFNPEFIIAGSEMGVELADKLSEIFNIQKCNNPLSTTLRRNKYFMHEKLKEWNLKAIKQFKSKNVLEIMNWAEINKKWPVVVKPLNSAASDGVTICANTNEIEQAFSRIMYQENKLGIKNEEVLIQEYIEGTQYFVNTVSWNGKHYISDIWKQNRRRLKDRAFLFESMSLCDSDGKIEIELIEYTKKVLDALELSHGAAHNEIMFTKDGPILIELNARLMGASIEDEAFKQALDKTQSELLALVYSNHDLFMQEFADKKYSKKQHLNEVSFIYEKNGILLDFPKKYSIERMFSFFCFSGLNQIGNAVKKTEDTLGHPGYVYLVHHDEEIISKDTEQILKWQRNNELFIIE; this is encoded by the coding sequence ATGGAAAAGTATAATTCCCAATCCCAAGATATTATTTGTATTGTAGATGCTTATTCAACTGGGAAAAAATTAGCGTATGAATTTAATAAATATGGAAAAAAATGCATTCATATTAAAAGTACAAGTAGAGAAGAGGAAGAATTAAAAAGAAATGAATTTATTGAAGAACTCACTTATACAGGAAATTTATTTTCTTTAAAAGATGAATTAAAAAAATTTAATCCTGAATTCATTATTGCAGGTTCTGAAATGGGTGTTGAACTGGCTGACAAATTAAGTGAAATATTTAATATTCAAAAATGTAATAATCCGCTTTCAACTACTTTGCGCCGAAATAAATACTTTATGCATGAAAAATTAAAAGAATGGAACTTAAAGGCAATTAAACAATTTAAATCAAAAAATGTTTTAGAAATAATGAATTGGGCTGAAATTAATAAAAAATGGCCTGTAGTTGTTAAACCACTCAATAGCGCCGCTAGTGATGGAGTTACCATTTGTGCAAATACAAATGAAATTGAACAAGCTTTTAGTAGAATTATGTACCAAGAAAATAAGCTAGGCATTAAAAATGAAGAAGTGCTAATTCAAGAGTATATTGAGGGTACACAGTATTTTGTAAATACTGTTAGTTGGAACGGAAAGCATTATATTTCAGATATATGGAAACAAAATAGAAGAAGATTAAAAGATAGAGCTTTTTTATTTGAATCTATGTCATTATGCGATAGTGACGGAAAAATAGAAATAGAATTAATAGAGTATACAAAAAAAGTTCTAGATGCTTTGGAACTTTCGCATGGAGCTGCACATAATGAAATTATGTTTACAAAAGATGGCCCTATTTTAATTGAATTAAACGCAAGATTAATGGGAGCTTCAATTGAAGATGAGGCATTTAAACAAGCACTAGATAAAACACAATCTGAACTTCTTGCATTAGTTTATTCTAATCATGATTTATTCATGCAAGAATTTGCTGATAAAAAGTATTCTAAAAAACAGCACTTAAATGAAGTTTCTTTTATATACGAGAAAAATGGTATACTACTAGATTTCCCAAAAAAGTATAGTATTGAAAGAATGTTTTCGTTTTTTTGTTTCTCAGGATTAAATCAAATAGGCAATGCAGTAAAAAAGACTGAAGACACTCTAGGCCATCCAGGCTATGTTTATTTAGTTCATCATGATGAAGAAATCATTTCAAAAGATACTGAACAAATACTAAAATGGCAAAGAAATAATGAGTTATTTATCATTGAATAA
- a CDS encoding ABC transporter substrate-binding protein → MKFKNIDLKRFALAILIPFFVFFIFNKAKQLFSNQVSFPAEETITINLSEIPQIPWDTSKAVSHVIETFTASVNGCLISRDDAITTDELKQNSLIERYYCEDNICQAFLKKNVYFHNKREVTAYDVEFSILRALLQRKKNYVVTSLLNDIVGIEELKNTNNLPFTEVNSINYPTGLVKGIEVVDNYNIIFKLKWRNKFFLNKISIGRIPIVPIEELDKSYTNWKKYPIGFGKYKVEYVNWEKYEFILKKFNRKENIPKYIRFIFSSKDEGDIKILLGDSGRGKSGTDRKIIFPNIYSNGGFLFNFRTELGKNKKFREAISLALDREKIADTSLYKEIIPEDQMIPAFSVLKEYRIQKPLQKQNIERAKQLLNSIPHSLWKNKVFHVHTYWANIKNINSLPYIQEIKKQLADVGIQVKFYDTDLNYPKFSDNDSNVLWWTGFGFSSNDPNKNFSFFKTTAYYANEGPKDSSFDSLYELSIKNINDTSYYAKKMSEYFYNNNIFVVVLNQKMSFAYNSERLSSLGEQHNGVLFYVWKLKLR, encoded by the coding sequence ATGAAGTTTAAAAATATTGATTTAAAAAGATTTGCATTAGCAATTTTGATCCCATTTTTTGTTTTTTTTATATTTAATAAGGCAAAACAATTATTTTCAAACCAGGTTTCATTTCCTGCTGAAGAAACAATAACGATTAATCTTTCAGAGATACCACAAATTCCTTGGGATACATCAAAGGCTGTATCACATGTAATTGAAACTTTTACAGCTTCAGTTAATGGATGCTTAATATCAAGAGACGATGCAATAACTACTGATGAATTGAAGCAAAACTCGTTGATAGAGCGCTATTACTGTGAAGATAATATTTGCCAAGCATTTTTAAAAAAGAATGTCTATTTTCATAATAAAAGAGAAGTTACTGCATATGATGTTGAATTTTCAATTTTGAGAGCATTATTACAGAGGAAAAAAAACTATGTAGTGACATCACTCTTAAATGATATAGTTGGTATAGAAGAATTAAAAAATACAAATAATCTTCCTTTTACAGAGGTAAATTCAATAAATTATCCAACCGGCTTAGTAAAAGGAATAGAAGTAGTAGATAATTATAACATCATTTTTAAGCTAAAGTGGCGGAACAAATTTTTTTTAAATAAAATATCTATTGGAAGAATACCTATTGTACCTATAGAAGAACTGGATAAATCTTACACTAACTGGAAAAAATACCCTATAGGTTTTGGAAAATATAAAGTAGAGTATGTTAACTGGGAAAAGTACGAATTTATCTTAAAAAAATTTAATCGCAAAGAAAATATACCAAAATACATAAGATTTATATTTAGTAGCAAAGATGAGGGCGATATAAAAATTTTGCTAGGTGATAGTGGAAGAGGAAAATCAGGCACAGATAGAAAGATTATTTTTCCTAATATTTATTCTAATGGAGGTTTTCTGTTTAATTTTAGAACGGAATTAGGAAAAAATAAGAAATTTAGAGAAGCAATTTCACTTGCTTTAGATAGAGAAAAGATAGCAGATACATCGTTATATAAAGAAATTATTCCAGAAGATCAAATGATACCAGCTTTTAGCGTATTAAAGGAATATAGAATTCAAAAGCCCTTGCAAAAGCAAAATATCGAGAGAGCTAAGCAGCTCTTAAATTCGATACCTCATTCATTGTGGAAAAATAAAGTATTTCATGTCCATACATATTGGGCAAATATTAAAAATATTAATTCGCTTCCTTATATTCAAGAAATAAAAAAGCAACTTGCAGATGTTGGAATTCAAGTAAAATTTTATGATACAGATCTTAACTATCCGAAATTTTCTGACAATGATAGCAATGTTCTTTGGTGGACCGGATTTGGTTTTTCTTCAAATGATCCAAATAAAAATTTCTCATTTTTTAAAACAACTGCATATTACGCAAATGAAGGGCCAAAAGATAGCTCCTTTGATTCTTTGTATGAACTTTCTATAAAAAATATAAATGATACTTCTTATTATGCAAAAAAAATGTCTGAATATTTTTATAATAACAATATTTTTGTTGTTGTCTTGAATCAAAAAATGTCTTTTGCTTATAATTCTGAACGTCTTTCATCCTTAGGCGAACAACATAATGGTGTTTTATTTTATGTCTGGAAATTAAAATTAAGATAG
- a CDS encoding FAD-dependent oxidoreductase, which yields METESYDIVIVGAGPYACFSALFLSQQNFKIAIIHPENTEPLDTFIHSLQICWPSLNDPPTRANVAHGNDVAKYLQEFCANGANIFFQNILNILDEKQNWQQLPCYRIGMQDFEYQELEEASKLGFNLSSTDDPKVFKELFNSLQCLNAEKFKKTMLDYLQGNKVKFIKSRVKDISEKNDGCSIILENKMKLNAEVIILANALKISEILNKYKEILVPMSDCLLEYSFYFKNIIFSNPISFRAANGHFAGTIFQRDQNIFMKFTGPRFLLPSAGAGIYLDESKITPENWEKIINYHSKVILPFLKTHFEFPFLNNIDELNMYLIKKNILVDCYPCDELPLLGEFGKLGKILGNTGWLATGFSAGVWAAYITHELIMNEKSYFLHSRLHPRRFFTRFIKS from the coding sequence ATGGAAACTGAATCCTATGACATAGTCATTGTAGGTGCTGGTCCTTATGCTTGTTTTTCTGCTTTATTTTTAAGTCAACAGAATTTTAAAATTGCAATTATACATCCTGAAAATACTGAACCTTTAGATACATTTATTCATTCATTACAAATTTGCTGGCCTTCTTTAAATGATCCACCAACTCGCGCAAATGTGGCACATGGAAATGATGTGGCAAAATATTTACAGGAATTTTGTGCAAATGGTGCAAATATATTTTTTCAAAATATTTTAAATATTCTTGATGAAAAACAAAATTGGCAACAGCTTCCTTGCTATAGAATTGGGATGCAAGATTTTGAATATCAAGAATTAGAAGAAGCTAGTAAATTAGGATTTAATTTGAGTTCTACCGATGATCCTAAAGTTTTTAAAGAGCTTTTTAATAGTTTACAATGTTTGAATGCGGAAAAATTTAAAAAAACAATGCTTGATTATCTTCAGGGGAATAAAGTTAAGTTTATCAAAAGCCGTGTCAAAGATATTTCTGAAAAAAATGATGGATGTTCAATTATATTAGAAAATAAAATGAAATTAAATGCTGAAGTTATTATTTTAGCAAATGCATTAAAAATTTCTGAAATTCTTAATAAATACAAAGAAATTTTAGTTCCAATGAGTGACTGTTTGTTGGAATATTCTTTTTACTTTAAGAATATTATATTTTCTAATCCAATTTCATTTCGTGCTGCAAACGGACATTTTGCAGGTACTATTTTTCAAAGAGATCAGAACATATTTATGAAGTTTACAGGTCCGAGATTTTTACTTCCATCAGCTGGAGCTGGTATTTATTTAGATGAAAGTAAAATAACTCCAGAAAATTGGGAAAAAATTATAAATTATCATTCGAAAGTAATTCTTCCTTTTTTGAAAACCCATTTTGAATTTCCTTTCTTAAATAATATAGATGAATTAAATATGTATTTAATTAAAAAAAATATTTTGGTTGATTGTTATCCATGTGATGAATTACCATTATTAGGTGAATTTGGTAAATTAGGAAAAATTCTTGGAAACACAGGATGGCTTGCCACTGGTTTTTCAGCAGGTGTTTGGGCAGCTTATATAACTCATGAGTTAATTATGAATGAGAAAAGTTATTTTTTACATAGTAGACTCCATCCAAGAAGATTTTTTACTCGGTTTATTAAATCTTAA
- a CDS encoding 50S ribosomal protein L11 methyltransferase — translation MNNSNPVCYELAIYIDEENKDMLASVLEQLGIDDFVIGSIDCDIPAEYNPDMPKPDFYTDLAEKTPALIYSEDFEYLQSIQNSLEYVFKSIQFPFDSNTFQIKPISDQNWRESWKASFKPILLEDKIAILPPWEKIEQFTQQHKIVINPGMAFGTGQHETTKLCLKAMLNFSIPKYVLDVGTGSGILAIAAKMLGAEYVLGTDLDPDCLKIATENAKVNNVTDIDFIIDHLIKIEKSDFQMVIANIESKPLQTIMQPICDHAGSDAIIILSGILVSEMHDFKNFMQQFQTNFLNEYILGDWCSLVYQKKY, via the coding sequence ATGAATAATTCTAATCCTGTATGTTATGAATTAGCAATTTATATTGATGAAGAAAACAAGGATATGCTTGCCTCAGTATTGGAGCAGTTAGGAATAGATGATTTTGTCATCGGTTCAATAGATTGTGATATACCAGCTGAATATAATCCAGACATGCCTAAACCTGATTTTTACACGGATCTTGCAGAAAAAACTCCTGCTTTGATTTATAGTGAAGATTTTGAGTACTTACAATCTATCCAAAACTCTTTGGAGTATGTATTTAAGTCGATTCAGTTTCCATTCGATTCAAATACATTTCAAATTAAACCCATTTCTGATCAAAACTGGCGTGAAAGCTGGAAAGCTTCATTTAAACCTATCCTTTTAGAAGATAAAATTGCAATATTACCTCCATGGGAAAAAATAGAACAATTTACTCAACAACATAAAATAGTCATTAATCCTGGAATGGCATTTGGTACAGGGCAGCATGAAACCACTAAACTATGCTTGAAAGCTATGTTGAATTTTTCAATACCTAAATACGTTCTTGATGTAGGTACGGGTAGTGGAATATTAGCTATTGCCGCAAAAATGCTTGGAGCTGAATATGTTTTAGGTACAGATTTAGATCCAGACTGCTTAAAAATTGCAACTGAAAATGCAAAAGTAAACAATGTAACTGATATAGATTTTATAATTGATCACTTAATAAAAATCGAGAAAAGTGATTTTCAAATGGTGATAGCAAATATTGAAAGTAAACCATTGCAAACAATTATGCAGCCTATTTGTGATCATGCGGGCAGTGATGCTATAATTATTCTATCTGGAATTTTAGTTTCTGAAATGCATGATTTTAAAAATTTTATGCAACAATTTCAGACTAATTTTTTAAATGAATATATCCTTGGAGATTGGTGTTCTTTGGTGTACCAAAAGAAATATTAA
- a CDS encoding rhomboid family intramembrane serine protease has product MFGLWSVGRIFEYIAGSKNLIILYFVAGITGNICSFAFIPSTSAGASSSIFGILFCLYVIQKYEEKISAQLKHQRTGMQLGNIILVNIILNIGFGIFSTIFDWAAHLGGSIAGVLFGFALTTKHNWNLKIILSEKSNSLIKKKFIDNYYIYFIAIILVNFLFLLSFFNIKNYQLIYGEALKNTAKNNTNYLKYNDLKQYEFILAIQNKETNPENMLLDAFLLHSNSIFFSAIKIYEVLILMIENNFYSPMFSNADNKKIITNALSLAKEKKPLPKELTDKIRNTSKISTDICAKPAALFMTLGYFDISGSLYECAYGLDFTEDNFAIKSLESFYLASNTKKMNEVLSLIVHLEEKAKQK; this is encoded by the coding sequence ATGTTTGGTTTGTGGTCTGTTGGCAGAATTTTTGAATATATAGCAGGTTCTAAAAATTTAATTATTTTATATTTTGTAGCTGGTATTACAGGAAATATTTGTAGTTTTGCTTTTATACCAAGTACATCTGCTGGAGCATCGAGCAGTATATTTGGCATTTTGTTTTGTCTTTATGTTATCCAAAAGTACGAAGAAAAAATTTCAGCTCAATTAAAACATCAAAGAACTGGAATGCAACTTGGGAACATTATTCTTGTTAATATAATATTGAATATTGGATTTGGAATATTTTCAACTATATTTGATTGGGCAGCTCATTTAGGCGGCTCAATAGCTGGAGTATTATTTGGTTTTGCCTTAACTACTAAGCACAATTGGAATTTGAAAATTATATTGTCTGAAAAAAGTAACTCTTTAATAAAAAAGAAATTTATTGATAACTATTATATTTATTTTATAGCAATTATACTAGTAAACTTTTTATTTCTACTTTCTTTTTTTAATATAAAAAATTATCAATTAATTTATGGAGAAGCGTTAAAAAATACTGCTAAAAATAATACTAATTATCTCAAATACAATGATTTAAAGCAATATGAATTTATATTAGCAATTCAGAACAAAGAAACAAATCCAGAAAATATGCTTCTTGATGCGTTTTTACTTCATAGTAATAGTATCTTTTTTTCTGCTATTAAAATTTATGAAGTTTTAATCTTAATGATTGAAAATAATTTTTACTCTCCAATGTTTAGCAATGCAGATAATAAAAAAATTATTACAAATGCATTGAGTTTGGCTAAAGAAAAAAAACCTCTGCCAAAAGAATTAACTGACAAAATTAGGAATACATCTAAAATTTCTACAGATATTTGTGCAAAACCCGCTGCACTTTTTATGACCTTAGGTTACTTTGACATATCGGGTTCTTTATATGAGTGCGCATATGGATTAGATTTCACTGAAGATAATTTTGCAATAAAATCTTTAGAGTCTTTTTATTTAGCTAGCAATACAAAAAAAATGAACGAAGTACTTTCTTTGATAGTTCATTTAGAGGAAAAAGCAAAGCAGAAGTAA
- a CDS encoding HPF/RaiA family ribosome-associated protein, which produces MPIQVAADGFELTNALKDACEAETKDKLYPIALNNITTKWTLSIQREEQISHLIWSDGSFNGNVTVKSSDMYNSIHQCAKKALEQMKKSHEKKQNHKATKFSQNIYAEE; this is translated from the coding sequence ATGCCAATTCAAGTTGCAGCGGATGGTTTTGAATTAACTAATGCATTAAAAGATGCTTGTGAAGCAGAAACAAAAGATAAATTGTATCCTATTGCTTTAAATAATATTACAACTAAATGGACCTTATCAATCCAAAGAGAAGAGCAAATTTCCCATTTAATTTGGTCAGATGGTAGTTTTAATGGTAATGTAACAGTAAAATCATCTGATATGTACAATAGTATTCATCAATGTGCAAAAAAAGCATTAGAACAAATGAAGAAGAGTCATGAAAAAAAGCAAAACCATAAAGCAACTAAATTTTCTCAAAACATTTATGCTGAGGAATAA
- a CDS encoding universal stress protein, protein MQLIKKILCVTDLSDESKNAEVIALRFANVFQAELTILSCGEYYAHVPNNYFDENVIQPQPEYPHTEDYIRFIEQKKLETIDHFKNLSKIFNLSLPENILFEIKLDNEVTATIDAVEEKHYNYDLVIVVKQQYNFWERILFGSPAIEICDECHISTLLVPESEDWINWMPKIITFASSLTEDSLLAEKYATEITGKLKTDLTILHIIDTLNLHFDLNVSHIFPIDYVPSQVQKETIEEIKKQKQIQLNTVYERVKQEIKNSNIVTYMDFGRVGDEILNYISKNSDRNLLVIGASAGSALKRFFLGSKTAAIEEACQIPLLIAQKIPTHFIEKQ, encoded by the coding sequence ATGCAATTGATAAAAAAAATATTATGTGTCACTGATCTATCTGATGAATCAAAAAATGCAGAAGTTATTGCATTAAGATTTGCTAATGTATTTCAAGCTGAATTAACTATTCTTAGTTGTGGAGAGTATTATGCTCATGTTCCAAATAATTATTTTGATGAGAATGTAATTCAACCACAGCCTGAGTATCCACATACTGAAGATTATATAAGATTTATAGAACAAAAAAAGCTTGAAACTATCGATCATTTTAAAAACTTAAGTAAAATATTTAATTTAAGTCTTCCTGAAAATATTCTTTTTGAAATTAAGCTAGATAATGAAGTAACAGCGACAATCGATGCTGTTGAAGAGAAACATTATAATTATGACTTAGTGATTGTTGTCAAGCAGCAATATAATTTTTGGGAAAGAATTTTATTTGGTTCACCTGCAATAGAAATTTGTGACGAATGCCATATTTCAACTTTGCTTGTTCCTGAGAGTGAAGATTGGATTAATTGGATGCCTAAAATAATTACTTTTGCAAGTTCATTAACTGAAGATAGTTTATTAGCAGAAAAATATGCTACTGAAATAACTGGAAAACTTAAAACAGATTTAACAATTTTACATATTATTGATACATTAAATTTGCATTTTGATTTAAATGTATCACATATTTTTCCAATAGATTATGTCCCTTCACAAGTACAAAAAGAAACTATTGAAGAAATAAAAAAGCAAAAACAAATTCAGTTAAATACTGTCTATGAAAGAGTTAAGCAAGAAATTAAAAATAGTAATATTGTAACTTATATGGATTTTGGTCGGGTTGGAGATGAAATATTGAATTACATTAGTAAAAATTCTGATCGAAATCTGCTTGTCATAGGGGCAAGTGCTGGTAGTGCTTTGAAAAGATTTTTTTTAGGGAGTAAGACAGCAGCAATTGAGGAAGCTTGTCAAATTCCATTATTAATTGCTCAAAAAATACCCACCCATTTTATTGAAAAACAGTAG
- the rpsP gene encoding 30S ribosomal protein S16, which produces MALKFRLQRLGNKGRPFYHVVVTDSRNARNGRFIERVGYYNPMTAQSEVELKTDRLVHWYGVGCRPTDSVANLLKIKKVDLAALTKR; this is translated from the coding sequence ATGGCTCTTAAATTTAGATTACAAAGATTAGGCAACAAAGGCCGTCCTTTTTACCACGTGGTAGTTACTGACTCTCGTAATGCGCGTAATGGCCGTTTTATTGAGCGAGTAGGCTACTATAACCCTATGACAGCACAATCTGAAGTAGAACTCAAAACTGACAGATTAGTTCACTGGTATGGTGTAGGTTGTCGTCCGACTGATAGCGTTGCAAATCTTCTTAAAATCAAAAAAGTAGATCTTGCTGCTCTTACTAAAAGATAA
- the rpsT gene encoding 30S ribosomal protein S20: MANHVSSEKRARQTEVRRLRNRANMSTMKTAVKKVLEAVQAKDFSQIDALLRNAQSAIAKTRQKGTIHKNNMARRISRLNSFVNKARNSK; this comes from the coding sequence ATGGCAAATCACGTATCTTCCGAAAAACGCGCACGTCAAACTGAAGTCCGCCGTCTCCGCAACCGTGCTAATATGAGCACTATGAAAACTGCGGTAAAAAAAGTTCTTGAAGCTGTACAAGCAAAAGACTTTTCTCAGATTGATGCATTATTACGCAACGCTCAATCAGCAATTGCTAAAACTCGTCAAAAAGGCACTATTCATAAGAATAATATGGCTCGTCGTATCAGCCGTTTAAATTCTTTTGTTAATAAAGCAAGAAATTCGAAATAA
- a CDS encoding substrate-binding periplasmic protein: protein MLFKCFLAFYCLIYLPVFSQSNKIILLAETMEPFIIEKNDKLTGPFIEAFQIIANEHDIEFEFQKTPTRRGLKDIEKTPNHCVFSANYSPETSEILLYVSKLAQLKIWAYSAKKSNINLKSIQNLKKYKVGVIDIAEVKDILSLNGIQYSLIFKSDSAIKMLLSNRFDILISDINLDLLNKEDTKKIKPNLEIFKVEKWLICNNNLKQQLVKKLREALSEALFSSKTKEIWQKYNMIKFYNTNRIEFNLLK from the coding sequence ATGCTATTTAAGTGCTTTCTTGCTTTCTATTGCCTTATTTACTTGCCTGTATTTTCTCAAAGCAATAAGATTATCTTATTAGCTGAAACTATGGAACCATTTATTATTGAAAAAAACGATAAATTAACTGGACCTTTTATTGAAGCATTTCAAATAATAGCAAATGAACACGATATAGAATTTGAGTTTCAAAAAACACCTACACGCAGAGGTCTTAAAGATATTGAAAAAACGCCAAATCATTGTGTATTTTCTGCCAATTATTCACCAGAAACTTCGGAAATTCTTTTGTATGTCAGTAAACTAGCTCAATTAAAGATATGGGCATATAGCGCAAAAAAAAGTAACATAAATTTAAAAAGTATTCAAAATTTAAAAAAATATAAAGTTGGAGTGATAGATATAGCTGAGGTTAAAGACATTTTATCCTTGAATGGAATACAATACTCTTTAATATTTAAGTCTGATTCAGCAATAAAAATGTTACTTTCAAATAGATTTGATATTTTAATAAGCGACATTAATTTAGATCTTTTAAACAAAGAAGATACAAAAAAAATTAAACCTAATTTAGAAATTTTTAAAGTGGAAAAATGGTTAATTTGTAACAATAATTTAAAGCAACAATTAGTAAAAAAATTGCGTGAAGCACTATCCGAAGCATTATTTTCAAGTAAAACAAAAGAAATTTGGCAAAAATATAATATGATAAAATTCTATAATACAAATCGTATCGAGTTTAATCTTTTAAAATAA